In Pseudomonadota bacterium, the following proteins share a genomic window:
- a CDS encoding HypC/HybG/HupF family hydrogenase formation chaperone has product MCLAVPGRLAEIMSDDPVFREGRVDFGGVQRSVSLACVPEAEVGHYVLVHAGLAIGVIDESEAQQILADLAQLGAAGSEG; this is encoded by the coding sequence ATGTGTCTGGCAGTTCCCGGCCGTTTGGCGGAAATCATGAGTGACGATCCCGTTTTTCGGGAAGGTCGAGTCGATTTCGGCGGTGTACAGCGTTCTGTCTCCTTGGCCTGTGTGCCGGAAGCGGAGGTGGGCCACTATGTGTTGGTCCACGCTGGATTAGCCATTGGCGTGATCGATGAATCCGAAGCGCAGCAAATCCTGGCCGATCTTGCGCAACTGGGTGCCGCCGGGAGCGAGGGATGA
- the hypF gene encoding carbamoyltransferase HypF, which produces MGSDSIYATSPDQLSVRLCLRIGGLVQGVGFRPFVHRLAHRLELAGWVQNASDGVCIEIEGALQQIDQFLRALQRDLPPMARIDRLERQNLPLTGELGFTIRDSDASGERRVGVLPDLATCPDCLAEITDPSNRRYQYPFTNCTHCGPRLSIIHRLPYDRGNTSMERFSMCAACDAEYHDPQDRRFHAQPNACPDCGPQLALWDTSGNSLATRHSALLQACDWVSRGGIVAVKGLGGFHLMVDARNDLAVGRLRERKRRPAKPLAVMFPDLESARATCRVGEREAVLLTSPQAPIVILSRLSSGDPLAEGVAPGNPEIGAMLPYTPLHHLMMQELGFPLVATSGNLSGEPICIDEAEAISRLGQVADRFLVHDRPIRRPIEDSVLRVVMGAPMMLRGARGFAPISLPLTPTQGKGPKVLAMGGHLKNTIALTLDGQAIVGQHVGDLTSTLADEAFRDNLDGLRALYDIRVERVACDKHPDYRSSEYGRRYARPRHLPLISVQHHHAHVAACLAEHGLTGSVLGVCWDGTGLGEDGRLWGGEFLCANRIESRRVGHLRAFRLPGGEVSAREPRRVAAGLLAECYPDRFRALDLPFFQYFPEHQRVVLAQMLDRGLNCPWTTSVGRLFDAVASLGGLSQVTSFEGEAATALQYAATGYEEVAAYPLPTMQQTDTAPWVANWAPLVDQLMQDVDSGRPIGEIAAAFHKALAELVVEGAKMMAMDRVVLTGGCFQNALLLRMTAERLRRAGMGVWWPQRVPPNDGGLSLGQATVAHARALVGD; this is translated from the coding sequence ATGGGTTCCGATTCAATTTACGCGACAAGTCCTGATCAACTATCCGTCCGATTGTGTTTGCGGATTGGTGGATTGGTTCAAGGCGTCGGTTTCCGTCCCTTTGTGCATCGCCTTGCCCACCGGCTGGAGCTCGCGGGCTGGGTGCAAAACGCGAGCGATGGTGTCTGCATCGAAATCGAAGGGGCTCTTCAGCAGATCGATCAATTCCTCCGAGCGCTGCAACGAGATTTGCCGCCCATGGCGCGGATCGATCGGCTGGAGCGCCAAAACCTTCCCTTAACCGGCGAGCTCGGTTTCACCATTCGCGATAGCGATGCCTCCGGTGAGCGGCGTGTTGGGGTTTTACCCGATCTGGCGACGTGCCCCGACTGCTTGGCTGAGATCACGGATCCGAGCAACCGCCGATACCAGTATCCGTTCACCAACTGCACCCATTGCGGTCCGCGCTTATCCATCATTCACCGCCTGCCGTACGACCGCGGAAATACCAGCATGGAGCGCTTTTCCATGTGTGCCGCGTGCGATGCGGAATACCATGATCCGCAAGATCGTCGTTTTCACGCCCAGCCCAATGCGTGTCCTGATTGCGGCCCCCAACTGGCGCTGTGGGATACCAGCGGAAATTCCTTGGCGACGCGACATTCCGCCTTGCTTCAGGCCTGCGACTGGGTGAGCCGGGGCGGTATCGTGGCCGTGAAAGGCTTGGGCGGGTTTCATCTCATGGTCGATGCCCGTAACGATTTGGCGGTGGGGCGCCTGCGCGAGCGAAAGCGGCGTCCGGCCAAACCCTTGGCGGTGATGTTTCCCGATCTCGAGTCTGCTCGCGCGACCTGTCGAGTCGGCGAGCGGGAGGCGGTGTTATTGACGTCTCCGCAAGCGCCGATCGTGATTCTCAGTCGCCTTTCGAGTGGCGATCCACTGGCAGAGGGCGTTGCACCCGGCAACCCGGAAATCGGCGCGATGCTGCCTTACACGCCGCTTCATCATCTGATGATGCAAGAGCTCGGGTTTCCGCTGGTGGCCACCAGCGGAAATCTCTCCGGCGAGCCGATCTGCATCGACGAGGCTGAAGCGATATCGCGTCTGGGGCAAGTGGCTGATCGATTCCTGGTACATGATCGTCCCATACGCCGGCCAATCGAAGACTCGGTATTACGGGTGGTGATGGGGGCGCCGATGATGCTCCGCGGTGCGCGGGGTTTTGCCCCGATCTCGTTACCGCTGACACCGACCCAGGGCAAAGGGCCGAAGGTTCTGGCCATGGGGGGGCATCTCAAGAACACCATCGCGTTGACTTTGGACGGGCAGGCGATTGTGGGGCAGCATGTCGGTGATCTGACCAGCACGCTGGCGGATGAGGCATTCCGCGATAATTTGGACGGTCTACGGGCGTTGTATGACATCCGCGTCGAGCGCGTGGCGTGCGATAAGCATCCGGACTATCGCTCGTCCGAGTATGGCCGTCGCTATGCCCGTCCCCGCCATTTACCGCTGATTTCCGTACAGCACCACCATGCCCACGTGGCGGCTTGTTTGGCTGAGCACGGGTTAACCGGATCGGTACTTGGGGTTTGCTGGGACGGCACGGGGCTGGGTGAGGATGGTCGACTGTGGGGCGGCGAGTTTCTGTGTGCCAACCGGATCGAATCCCGGCGCGTCGGTCATTTGCGGGCGTTTCGTTTGCCGGGCGGCGAGGTGTCCGCGCGTGAACCCCGACGGGTCGCCGCCGGGCTGTTGGCCGAGTGTTATCCCGACCGTTTTCGCGCTCTGGATTTGCCGTTTTTTCAGTATTTTCCCGAGCACCAGCGCGTCGTGTTGGCGCAAATGTTGGATCGCGGTTTGAATTGCCCCTGGACCACCAGCGTCGGTCGCCTGTTCGATGCCGTCGCCAGTCTGGGCGGTTTGTCCCAGGTGACCAGTTTCGAGGGTGAGGCGGCGACCGCCTTGCAGTATGCCGCCACCGGTTATGAGGAGGTGGCGGCTTATCCGTTGCCGACGATGCAGCAGACCGACACCGCGCCGTGGGTCGCGAATTGGGCGCCGCTGGTGGATCAGTTGATGCAGGATGTGGATTCCGGCCGGCCGATCGGTGAAATCGCGGCCGCTTTTCACAAGGCTTTGGCGGAGCTGGTGGTCGAAGGGGCAAAAATGATGGCGATGGATCGGGTGGTGCTAACCGGCGGCTGTTTTCAGAACGCGTTGCTGTTGCGGATGACGGCCGAGCGGCTGCGCAGGGCCGGTATGGGTGTTTGGTGGCCGCAACGCGTCCCGCCAAACGATGGCGGTCTTTCTTTGGGGCAGGCGACGGTCGCTCACGCCCGGGCGCTGGTAGGAGATTAG
- a CDS encoding FAD/NAD(P)-binding protein — MNSAVYRVVKRREETGTGDVVSLRLRPAPGVSPIGIEPGQFNLLSLNDGVEIPAVLSGREDDGVLMHTIRAEDESHRALIRLAEGDELQIRGPFGSAWPLDRARGKSVVLVAGGLGISALRPLIVEIYRNHQAYRGLHLLYGMRHPEDILYRDEIIAWERRPFMDVQITVDFGGPSWRGHVGVVNHLIRKLRLSGSDTVAFICGPELMMRYAVLALKAQDLPDDQLLLSFARTFPHVQGLPQPCPLGPDIDCRQGPVFRFDQIQSWMRQRDRPN, encoded by the coding sequence GTGAACTCAGCCGTCTATCGAGTGGTAAAACGGCGCGAGGAGACGGGCACGGGCGATGTGGTGAGCCTGCGTTTGCGGCCGGCGCCGGGCGTCTCGCCCATCGGCATCGAACCGGGGCAGTTTAACCTGCTCAGCCTCAACGACGGGGTGGAAATCCCGGCCGTGCTGAGCGGGCGAGAAGATGATGGCGTGCTGATGCATACCATTCGCGCTGAAGATGAGTCTCACCGTGCGCTGATCCGGCTGGCGGAAGGCGACGAGCTGCAGATCCGCGGTCCTTTCGGATCGGCTTGGCCTTTGGACCGCGCGCGAGGCAAATCGGTGGTGTTGGTCGCCGGCGGGCTGGGGATTAGTGCGTTAAGGCCATTGATCGTCGAGATTTATCGGAATCATCAAGCGTATCGTGGCCTTCATTTACTCTATGGCATGCGGCACCCGGAGGACATCCTGTACCGGGATGAAATTATCGCTTGGGAGCGGCGTCCTTTTATGGATGTCCAAATCACGGTGGATTTCGGTGGGCCGAGTTGGCGAGGCCACGTCGGCGTGGTCAATCACTTGATCAGAAAACTTCGTTTGTCGGGATCGGACACGGTGGCGTTTATCTGTGGACCCGAGTTGATGATGCGCTACGCTGTGTTGGCCCTGAAGGCCCAGGATCTGCCCGATGACCAACTGCTGCTCTCGTTTGCCCGCACGTTCCCGCATGTTCAGGGGCTGCCGCAGCCATGTCCTTTGGGTCCTGATATCGACTGTCGTCAAGGTCCCGTATTCCGTTTTGATCAGATTCAATCCTGGATGCGGCAACGCGACCGGCCGAATTGA